A window from Malania oleifera isolate guangnan ecotype guangnan chromosome 7, ASM2987363v1, whole genome shotgun sequence encodes these proteins:
- the LOC131160620 gene encoding lipase-like PAD4, whose translation MEAEDSPFETSEMLAAFLASTPLMSESWRLCGLANAAAPGSFVTDQVEGVRYVAFSGIQTAEGGLDVMGFSNLARLDSAGNGIFAAVHGGEDGEGEEPVMVHAGMLHLFMTMYGSPTFQNQMGGIIGNSRLKSIIMTGHSIGGATASLAALWLLSYLHSISSSQLQVLCITFGSPLLGNGSLSRAILRARWGGNFCHVVSKHDIVPRLLFPPPLRLPLADQAALHFLHQFWQLLITSLHLGSLDVTQVPDQFQKATLMVFNCVMGHLREALAKAYPLGYNIRNYVPTSSSFWPFGNYFFCSQEAGAICLDNAAAIAYMLHLMFITSSASSSIEDHLRYGEYVAKISLQFLKGTDTAVQTEELPKSSYEAGLHLALQSSGIATEDVVAGAAKDCLKIARRLGRTPYLNSANLAISLSKITPYRAQIEWYKTSCDESEDQMGYYDLYKLRGASKKHFKVNMNRIKLAQFWNEVIQMLDTNKLPQDFSKRAKWVNASQFYKLLVEPLEIAEYYRNRMHRSKGHYIKYGRQRRFEVFDRWWRERKLPGEEENTYPRSKFASLTQDSCFWAKVEEAREWLENARRENDMMKLALIWENMKEFERYANRLIESKEVSRDVLAKNSSYSVWVEEWREFKSHSAVSFIC comes from the exons ATGGAAGCTGAAGACTCACC GTTCGAGACCAGCGAGATGCTGGCGGCGTTTCTGGCATCGACGCCGCTGATGTCGGAGTCATGGAGGCTGTGCGGCCTCGCGAACGCGGCGGCGCCGGGGAGTTTCGTGACAGATCAGGTCGAGGGCGTGAGGTACGTGGCGTTTTCCGGCATCCAGACGGCGGAGGGGGGGTTGGACGTGATGGGTTTCAGCAATTTGGCGCGGTTGGATAGCGCCGGAAATGGGATTTTCGCGGCGGTTCACGGCGGCGAAGACGGGGAGGGGGAAGAGCCCGTCATGGTTCACGCCGGAATGTTGCATCTCTTCATGACCATGTATGGCTCCCCAACTTTCCAAAACCAg ATGGGGGGAATTATAGGAAACAGCAGGCTAAAGTCAATCATCATGACAGGCCACTCCATAGGTGGAGCAACTGCCTCCCTTGCTGCCCTTTGGCTGCTCAGTTACCTGCACTCCATCTCTTCTTCCCAGCTCCAAGTCCTCTGCATCACCTTCGGCTCCCCATTGCTCGGAAATGGGTCCCTCTCCCGAGCCATTCTTCGGGCAAGATGGGGTGGCAACTTCTGCCACGTCGTCTCCAAACACGACATTGTGCCAAGGCTGCTCTTTCCTCCTCCCCTCCGGCTACCTTTAGCTGACCAAGCAGCCCTCCATTTCCTGCACCAGTTCTGGCAATTGTTGATCACCTCTCTGCACTTGGGCAGCCTCGATGTAACACAAGTACCTGATCAGTTCCAGAAAGCCACACTGATGGTGTTTAACTGTGTCATGGGTCATCTCAGGGAGGCACTGGCAAAAGCATATCCGTTGGGATACAACATCAGAAACTACGTTCCAACTAGTTCATCATTTTGGCCATTTGGGAACTATTTCTTTTGTTCCCAGGAGGCGGGAGCAATCTGTCTGGATAATGCAGCAGCTATTGCTTATATGCTGCATTTGATGTTTATAACGAGCTCAGCCAGTTCAAGTATTGAGGATCACCTCAGGTATGGGGAGTATGTTGCAAAGATCTCCCTGCAGTTTTTGAAGGGGACCGACACTGCTGTTCAAACAGAGGAGCTTCCAAAATCTAGCTATGAAGCAGGGCTTCACTTGGCTTTGCAGTCCTCAGGAATAGCCACCGAG GATGTGGTTGCTGGGGCGGCCAAAGATTGCCTGAAGATAGCAAGGCGGCTGGGTCGCACTCCATATCTGAACAGTGCTAATCTGGCTATCAGCTTATCCAAGATAACGCCTTACAGAGCCCAGATAGAGTGGTATAAAACATCTTGTGATGAGAGCGAGGATCAGATGGGCTACTATGATTTGTACAAGCTAAGAGGAGCTTCGAAGAAACACTTTAAAGTCAATATGAACCGGATAAAGCTTGCCCAGTTCTGGAATGAAGTAATCCAGATGCTGGATACCAATAAACTGCCACAGGATTTCTCAAAGCGAGCAAAATGGGTGAACGCATCCCAGTTTTACAAGCTCCTGGTGGAGCCACTGGAGATCGCAGAGTATTATCGAAACAGGATGCACCGTAGCAAGGGACACTATATAAAGTACGGCAGACAGAGGAGGTTTGAGGTTTTTGATAGGTGGTGGAGAGAGAGGAAGCTGCCTGGCGAGGAAGAAAATACATATCCAAGAAGCAAGTTTGCAAGTTTAACACAAGATTCATGTTTTTGGGCAAAGGTGGAAGAAGCCAGGGAATGGCTTGAAAATGCCAGGAGAGAGAATGACATGATGAAATTGGCTCTGATATGGGAGAATATGAAAGAGTTTGAACGATATGCCAACAGATTAATTGAGAGTAAGGAGGTCTCTAGGGATGTTCTTGCAAAGAATTCAAGCTATAGCGTGTGGGTGGAAGAATGGAGAGAATTTAAATCACATTCTGCAGTTTCCTTCATATGCTAG